A stretch of the Microtus ochrogaster isolate Prairie Vole_2 chromosome X, MicOch1.0, whole genome shotgun sequence genome encodes the following:
- the Ap1s2 gene encoding AP-1 complex subunit sigma-2 isoform X2, with the protein MQFMLLFSRQGKLRLQKWYVPLSDKEKKKITRELVQTVLARKPKMCSFLEWRDLKIVYKRYASLYFCCAIEDQDNELITLEIIHRYVELLDKYFGSVCELDIIFNFEKAYFILDEFLLGGEVQETSKKNVLKAIEQADLLQEEAETPRSVLEEIGLT; encoded by the exons ATGCAGTTTATGTTGCTTTTTAGTCGTCAGGGAAAGCTACGGCTGCAGAAATGGTATGTCCCACTCTCagacaaagagaagaagaagatcACAAGAGAACTTGTTCAAACCGTTTTAGCTCGGAAACCGAAGATGTGCAGCTTCCTGGAGTGGAGAGATCTGAAGATTGTTTATAAAAG ATATGCCAGTTTATATTTTTGCTGTGCTATTGAGGATCAGGACAATGAACTGATTACCCTGGAAATTATCCATCGTTACGTGGAATTACTTGACAAGTATTTTGGCAGC gTGTGTGAACTTGATATCATCTTTAATTTTGAGAAGGCCTATTTCATTTTGGATGAATTTCTTTTGGGAGGAGAAGTTCAGGAAACGTCCAAGAAAAATGTCCTTAAAGCAATTGAACAGGCTGATCTCCTGCAGGAG